Proteins from a single region of Artemia franciscana chromosome 2, ASM3288406v1, whole genome shotgun sequence:
- the LOC136042055 gene encoding uncharacterized protein LOC136042055, with product MKLFLLIALFVVGYVTTQEVDDAEYAKESRLGHQRIPYGYFQYANNPGPYQYEFGYSRGNPHHSRSHYEQASGPRFRARVKWNDAYSGYGEHYMEYNHAGYHLPVHSGAALGGAY from the exons ATGAAGTTATTCTTATTG aTTGCATTGTTTGTGGTTGGATACGTTACAACCCAGGAAGTGGATGACGCTGAGTATGCCAAGGAAAGCCGCCTCGGCCATCAGAGGATTCCATACGGATATTTCCAATATGCCAACAATCCTGGTCCATACCAATACGAATTTGGGTACAGCAGGGGTAACCCCCATCACTCGCGATCCCATTATGAACAGGCAAGTGGGCCCAGATTCCGTGCACGTGTCAAATGGAATGACGCATACAGTGGATATGGTGAACATTATATGGAATATAACCATGCAGGTTACCACCTCCCCGTTCATTCAGGCGCGGCGCTTGGTGGTGCCTATTAG